From one Marinobacter sp. LV10MA510-1 genomic stretch:
- the flgL gene encoding flagellar hook-associated protein FlgL — MIRISSQQIFSGGINRLQDLSAQLNKTDEQIATGKRVNRPSDDPVAAARILKLDQEVKRIETYERNAQLANNRLGQEESAISSSLDILQRVRELTVQAGNGSLSANDRLSISSEMKERLEQLAQMANTQDASGEYIFSGFQGGTPAFANEGDGWTYQGDEGQRMLEIDDGVTVAISDHGKGIFDRIPATASATTASVVGRINSVSVINRSDLQAGGLSTFKLQVAAPAVPGDEPDKLNLLNADGTINATISFTPGEPVTVNGVQFTLTGAVEDDVFTIETSAKQSVFKTIENLTSGLDNLSKSDGAGSDAYNDLIAGSLSNLDNAQESFILKQTELGGRMNSVESTQAFLEDSALYSKEIRSQLQDLDYAEAISRLSFQSFVLQAAQQSFARVSQLSLFDRL; from the coding sequence ATGATTAGAATATCTTCACAACAAATCTTTTCCGGCGGCATCAATCGGCTGCAGGATCTGAGCGCGCAGCTGAACAAAACCGATGAGCAAATTGCCACCGGCAAGCGCGTTAACCGACCGTCAGACGACCCGGTTGCGGCGGCGCGTATTCTGAAGCTGGATCAGGAAGTGAAGCGCATCGAAACCTACGAGCGCAACGCGCAACTGGCCAATAACCGGCTGGGCCAAGAAGAAAGTGCTATTTCCAGCTCCCTGGACATTCTGCAGCGCGTGCGTGAGTTGACGGTGCAGGCAGGTAACGGCTCGCTGTCGGCCAACGATCGCCTGTCTATAAGCTCGGAAATGAAAGAACGTTTGGAGCAGTTGGCGCAAATGGCCAACACCCAGGACGCTTCTGGCGAATATATTTTCAGCGGTTTTCAAGGGGGCACACCGGCCTTCGCTAACGAAGGTGACGGCTGGACTTACCAAGGCGACGAAGGGCAACGGATGCTGGAAATTGATGACGGTGTCACCGTGGCGATCAGCGATCATGGTAAGGGTATTTTTGACCGTATTCCAGCGACGGCTAGTGCAACTACAGCGTCGGTTGTTGGGCGTATAAATAGTGTGAGCGTTATTAATCGGTCGGATTTACAGGCAGGCGGTCTCTCTACATTTAAGCTGCAAGTTGCAGCGCCAGCCGTGCCAGGAGATGAGCCAGATAAGCTGAATTTGCTGAACGCGGACGGCACTATAAATGCCACTATTTCTTTCACCCCCGGTGAGCCGGTCACCGTCAACGGTGTACAGTTCACGCTGACGGGTGCGGTGGAAGACGACGTATTCACCATCGAAACCAGCGCAAAGCAATCAGTCTTCAAAACCATAGAAAACCTGACCAGCGGCCTGGATAATCTGAGCAAAAGCGATGGCGCGGGTTCAGACGCTTACAACGACTTGATTGCCGGCTCCTTGTCCAACTTGGATAACGCTCAGGAAAGTTTTATTTTAAAACAGACCGAACTGGGTGGGCGGATGAATTCGGTGGAATCCACCCAGGCATTTCTGGAAGATTCCGCACTCTACAGCAAAGAGATTCGCTCGCAGCTGCAAGACCTTGATTACGCAGAGGCCATCAGTAGGTTGAGCTTTCAGAGCTTTGTATTGCAGGCGGCACAACAATCGTTTGCACGGGTATCTCAGCTGTCATTGTTTGACCGTTTGTAA
- the yajC gene encoding preprotein translocase subunit YajC produces MKSIKLLVAALLALAPTLAMAQDAAGGSMGVIGQVIFFAGFILIFYFLIWRPQSKRAKEHKSLMSGLNKGDEVVTSGGMVGKITKVSDDFIVLEVADNVSVRIQKVAVSGALPKGSLKDI; encoded by the coding sequence ATGAAATCGATCAAATTACTCGTTGCTGCACTGCTGGCACTGGCTCCTACGCTGGCAATGGCGCAGGACGCAGCCGGCGGTAGCATGGGCGTTATCGGGCAGGTTATCTTTTTTGCCGGCTTTATTTTGATTTTTTACTTCCTTATCTGGCGTCCGCAGTCCAAGCGCGCCAAAGAGCACAAGTCATTGATGTCTGGCCTGAACAAAGGCGACGAAGTGGTTACCTCTGGCGGTATGGTTGGCAAGATCACCAAGGTGTCTGATGACTTTATTGTTCTGGAAGTGGCCGACAACGTTTCAGTTCGTATTCAAAAAGTAGCGGTTTCCGGTGCTTTGCCAAAAGGCTCGTTGAAAGATATCTGA
- the flgK gene encoding flagellar hook-associated protein FlgK translates to MAGLLGIGLSGILGSQAALNTTANNITNANTPGYSRQDVQFGAQTPQRTGAGSIGTGVNVENIRRLANEYLTQQIREDSSLEGEQRTLNNELSRLDNLLGGESTGLSKALNNFFASLQNAAEDPTSLPQRQLVLSEGQQVVNRFSALNEKFIQQRESVKTQMQQGAKDANALIASIADLNSAISQSPGLAQGRMPNDLLDQRDEKLRQLSELVSIKVSPTEGAQVNVTLNNGQGLVIGNIAAELGTRRSASDPLMLEFTLGSSGRVANVDSQIDGGKLGGLRHFQQQALTPAFDELGRIAIALADTVNSQHQMGMDLEGELGGLFFKDFNSEALTRNGAADIAMQVRREEDLAFASPIRAEGGLGNKGTGVISQGTMLPLRDPIANEPSPDFPGLDELANEPLVVEFSKNNEGELRYTVSRKYEKNTDDDDVVVVASTLFEPGQGLFSDNPSDEDAYQSFQFNVTGQPVAGDSFEIQFNKNGVSDNRNAEFLASFGTKNTLNNGSQSFAEGYAGLVENVGVQTRQSQLDLEAGKTLLEQSFNQRESVSGVNLDQEAGKLIQYQAAYNASAKVITVAQDLFNTLLQTFR, encoded by the coding sequence ATGGCAGGATTACTGGGCATTGGTTTAAGCGGCATACTCGGGAGCCAGGCGGCGCTGAACACCACCGCTAATAACATCACCAACGCCAACACACCGGGTTATAGCCGCCAGGACGTGCAGTTTGGTGCTCAGACACCGCAGCGTACCGGCGCCGGCAGTATTGGCACCGGCGTCAATGTGGAAAACATTCGCCGCCTGGCAAATGAATACCTGACGCAGCAAATCCGTGAGGATTCCAGCCTGGAGGGCGAGCAACGAACCCTGAACAACGAGCTAAGCCGGTTGGATAACCTGCTGGGCGGCGAGTCTACGGGCCTCAGCAAAGCCTTGAACAACTTTTTCGCCAGTCTGCAGAACGCCGCTGAAGACCCTACTTCATTGCCCCAACGCCAGCTCGTATTGAGTGAAGGCCAGCAAGTGGTAAACCGCTTTTCTGCGCTCAATGAAAAGTTTATTCAGCAGCGCGAATCGGTCAAAACTCAGATGCAGCAGGGTGCTAAAGACGCCAACGCGCTGATTGCCAGCATTGCCGATCTGAACTCGGCGATATCCCAATCCCCCGGCCTTGCCCAGGGCAGAATGCCCAACGATCTGCTGGACCAGCGTGATGAAAAACTACGCCAGCTGTCGGAATTGGTCAGTATTAAAGTAAGCCCAACCGAAGGCGCTCAGGTGAATGTCACCCTGAACAACGGCCAGGGCTTGGTTATAGGCAACATCGCTGCCGAACTGGGCACTCGCCGCAGTGCCTCTGACCCGTTAATGCTGGAGTTTACGCTGGGCAGTAGTGGTCGGGTTGCCAACGTTGACAGCCAGATTGACGGTGGAAAGCTGGGCGGCCTGCGCCACTTTCAGCAACAGGCATTAACGCCGGCGTTTGACGAGCTTGGCCGTATTGCCATCGCGCTGGCCGATACCGTGAACAGCCAGCATCAGATGGGTATGGACTTGGAAGGTGAGTTGGGAGGGTTGTTTTTTAAGGACTTCAATAGTGAGGCGTTAACGCGCAATGGGGCCGCTGACATTGCCATGCAGGTTCGGCGCGAAGAAGATTTGGCGTTTGCTAGCCCGATTCGCGCTGAAGGCGGTCTAGGCAATAAAGGTACCGGAGTCATTAGCCAGGGCACCATGCTGCCGCTTCGTGATCCGATTGCCAATGAGCCGTCACCGGATTTTCCTGGCTTGGATGAGTTAGCAAACGAGCCTCTGGTTGTGGAGTTTTCAAAGAACAATGAAGGTGAGCTGCGTTATACTGTCAGCCGAAAATACGAAAAAAATACCGATGATGATGATGTCGTTGTTGTTGCCAGTACTCTTTTTGAACCCGGCCAAGGCCTGTTTAGTGACAATCCGTCAGACGAGGATGCTTATCAAAGCTTTCAGTTTAACGTGACTGGGCAGCCTGTGGCTGGTGACAGCTTCGAAATTCAGTTCAACAAAAACGGCGTATCTGACAACCGCAACGCCGAGTTTCTGGCGTCATTCGGCACAAAAAACACACTGAACAACGGCAGTCAGAGTTTCGCCGAGGGCTACGCCGGGCTGGTGGAAAATGTGGGTGTGCAAACCCGCCAAAGTCAGCTGGATTTGGAGGCGGGAAAAACCCTGCTGGAGCAGTCGTTCAATCAGCGCGAGTCTGTTTCCGGGGTGAATCTGGATCAAGAGGCCGGCAAATTAATTCAGTACCAGGCCGCTTACAACGCGTCGGCCAAGGTGATTACTGTTGCACAGGATCTGTTCAACACATTGCTGCAAACCTTCCGCTAA
- the queA gene encoding tRNA preQ1(34) S-adenosylmethionine ribosyltransferase-isomerase QueA: MNVSDFRFDLPDELIARYPLSERSASRLFCLDGLSGDINHRRFTDLPDLLQPGDLLVFNNTKVIPARLFGKKETGGAVEILVERITGDQQMLAHVRASKSPKPGQQVLLEDGTALNVIARADALFELQADGSESLLDILDRLGHMPLPPYIDRADEASDRERYQTVYAREAGAVAAPTAGLHFDEALLQKLTAMGVEATFVTLHVGAGTFQPVRVDKLEDHVMHHELAHVRQDTVDAVARTRARGGRVIAVGTTSVRSLESASHQGNLRPFAGDTDIFIYPGYSFQTVDALITNFHLPESTLIMLVSAFAGYEHVMGAYKEAVREEYRFFSYGDAMFITGQVPSRGMLQHSATEPQGGPETQEYHGETR; encoded by the coding sequence ATGAATGTCTCCGATTTTCGTTTTGACTTACCGGATGAGCTGATTGCCCGCTATCCGTTGAGTGAACGCTCTGCTTCCCGTCTATTTTGCCTTGATGGTCTGTCTGGCGATATTAATCATCGCCGTTTCACAGACCTCCCCGACCTTCTGCAGCCCGGTGATTTGCTGGTGTTTAACAACACCAAGGTGATTCCTGCGCGTCTATTCGGGAAAAAAGAAACCGGCGGCGCGGTAGAAATTCTGGTGGAGCGCATTACCGGCGATCAGCAGATGCTGGCCCACGTGCGCGCGTCCAAATCCCCCAAGCCCGGGCAACAGGTATTGTTGGAAGATGGGACCGCGTTGAACGTTATCGCCCGCGCCGATGCTTTGTTCGAGTTGCAGGCCGACGGCAGTGAATCACTGCTGGATATTCTTGATCGCCTGGGTCATATGCCCCTGCCACCTTATATTGACCGTGCGGATGAAGCGTCTGACCGAGAGCGTTACCAGACCGTATATGCCCGCGAGGCCGGTGCGGTTGCCGCGCCAACCGCTGGCCTTCATTTTGATGAAGCGCTGCTGCAGAAGCTGACAGCTATGGGCGTAGAAGCTACATTTGTAACCCTGCATGTGGGTGCTGGCACCTTTCAGCCGGTGCGGGTAGACAAACTGGAAGACCACGTAATGCACCACGAGCTGGCTCATGTGCGCCAGGACACGGTAGATGCCGTGGCCCGCACCCGCGCCCGCGGCGGCCGCGTGATTGCCGTGGGCACCACCTCGGTGCGTTCGCTGGAATCCGCCAGTCATCAAGGTAACCTGCGTCCGTTTGCCGGTGACACTGACATATTTATTTACCCCGGTTACAGCTTTCAGACCGTAGACGCACTGATTACCAATTTCCATTTACCCGAATCTACGCTGATCATGCTGGTCAGTGCCTTTGCCGGTTACGAACACGTGATGGGCGCCTATAAAGAAGCCGTGCGCGAAGAGTATCGTTTTTTTAGCTATGGCGACGCCATGTTCATTACCGGACAAGTGCCCAGTCGTGGCATGCTGCAGCACTCTGCAACGGAGCCGCAGGGCGGCCCCGAAACACAAGAATATCACGGAGAAACCCGGTGA
- the tgt gene encoding tRNA guanosine(34) transglycosylase Tgt: MSFEKLGEDGRARRGRLTFPRGVVETPAFMPVGTYGTVKGMLPRDIKEIGAHIILGNTFHLMLRPGTEVIKAHGDLHDFTQWQGPILTDSGGFQVFSLGETSKIIEQGVIFRSPVDGSPVELNPEIAMQVQRDLGADIVMIFDECTPYPATEKEAKDSMELSLRWAARSKNAHEGNRAALFGIVQGGMYESLRKQSLDGLTNIGFDGYAIGGLSVGEPKEDMIRILDDLPPKMPADKPRYLMGVGRPEDIVEAVRRGVDMFDCVMPTRNARNGYLFTTTGTVKIRNAKNRHDTAPLDDSCDCYTCQNFSRSYLHHLDKCGEMLASQLNTIHNLRYYQNLMSGLRGAIEAGTLCSFVTEFYALRGATAPELSGA; this comes from the coding sequence ATGAGTTTTGAAAAACTGGGTGAAGACGGCCGTGCGCGCCGTGGCCGCCTGACCTTTCCCCGCGGTGTGGTGGAAACGCCGGCGTTTATGCCCGTTGGCACCTACGGCACAGTGAAAGGCATGCTGCCCCGTGACATCAAGGAAATTGGCGCCCACATTATTTTGGGTAATACCTTCCACCTGATGCTGCGCCCGGGCACCGAAGTGATCAAAGCCCACGGCGACCTGCACGATTTTACCCAGTGGCAGGGGCCAATTTTGACTGACTCCGGTGGCTTTCAGGTGTTTAGCTTGGGCGAAACCAGCAAAATTATCGAGCAGGGCGTGATTTTTCGCTCGCCGGTGGATGGCTCGCCGGTGGAGCTGAACCCGGAAATTGCGATGCAGGTGCAGCGCGATCTGGGTGCGGACATTGTGATGATTTTTGACGAATGCACGCCTTACCCGGCCACCGAAAAAGAAGCCAAAGATTCCATGGAGTTGTCTTTGCGCTGGGCGGCCCGCAGCAAGAATGCCCATGAGGGCAATCGGGCGGCGCTGTTCGGCATTGTGCAGGGCGGAATGTACGAAAGCCTACGCAAGCAGTCCTTGGACGGCCTGACCAACATCGGTTTTGACGGTTACGCCATTGGCGGGCTGTCGGTGGGCGAGCCCAAAGAGGACATGATTCGTATTCTGGACGACTTGCCACCAAAAATGCCGGCGGACAAGCCCCGTTACCTGATGGGCGTAGGCCGCCCTGAGGATATTGTAGAGGCAGTGCGTCGCGGTGTGGATATGTTTGATTGCGTAATGCCTACCCGCAACGCCCGTAACGGGTATCTGTTTACCACTACCGGCACTGTTAAGATCCGCAACGCCAAAAACCGCCACGACACCGCGCCACTGGATGACAGCTGTGACTGTTACACCTGCCAGAACTTTTCCAGAAGTTATCTGCATCATCTGGATAAGTGTGGAGAAATGCTCGCTTCGCAGCTGAACACCATTCACAATTTACGCTATTACCAGAACTTGATGAGTGGATTGCGTGGGGCCATTGAAGCAGGTACATTGTGCAGCTTTGTAACCGAATTCTACGCCTTGCGCGGCGCAACTGCGCCCGAGCTTAGCGGCGCCTGA